ATACTTACCGGGTAAGCAGGGAGCAAGCCACCAGGACCCATAATGTACTGGTTGGCCAGGAGAGGTGGCACTCCTTGGGCCAAGTTAGGAGGAGCTTTACCTGAGGACAATTATAAACACAAGGGTAACCACCTTATTGCTTACATTTAAATGGATTGAGAATTACGTGTATGTTTCGATCGGTCTTTGAAAGTCTACATTTAATGCAAACTTTAGTTCACAAAACAAGGACTTTTATGTCAAGATAGTCATTGTTATTTAAAGAATCCTCTTTAAGTCCATTTCTGTGCGAAGATGATCATGACTGTACCGGAAGTGTTGGCGAGAAGAGGTGCTGCGCGGCTGCCTGCAGCTGTGAGGGTGGCGTTTGTGCCGTTTGGAGTTAGTCCAGGCACTCCAGATTGGTGCAGGCCATTGATGGCTGGGCTATTGACAGTCGGGGGAGCACTGGGATTGACAACTTGACCTGACGATGATGAAAAGGCATGCAGGTTGCTGCTGCTCTCCTCGTTACTTATCTGATGGAACAAAAACATAGGCAGAAGGGGGATGTGAAGTACGGATATCTTTAGAAATGTGACACGCCAGGCCTGAATTAACTTAACTGCCaagtccaaagaaaaaaaataaaataaaataaaaaaaaaaatggcagaaTGACGTCAAACTCTTGTCAATGCGTGTACACAAACTTACCGTGAGGGCAGAACTTGTGGCAAGAGCTGATCCAGAGGACTGAGTAGTGCTCACATGACTGCAAAGAAAGTAAAGTCATTCCGTCAGCCTGCTTAAATTTGATGAAGCCACAAATTTCAACTAGCAAAGGAAGAATAATTAGGAAGATTAGATAATCAGAGAAAATCATGCCCACAAAACAGAATTGTGATACACTGCTACTAATCTTTTGTTGGACAATTTTAAGCTATAATCACAGCAGATGAGATGAGACAATAAGGCCTAAACATAACACTGTCTTGTACAGTAAACCCAATCATACCATGATGGGTGCCACACTTCATCCACTGTTCCTCCTACGCTGATGCACCCCTTGGAAAAGGTACAACTGGACTAAGACCACATGACCTTTCTGCATGGTTTCTGAGTCAAATCTTTAATTTCTTTGCTTTGATTCTACACACTCAAGTTATCCCTGATCCAAGATCATTCAAGATTTTCTACAGACCACATTTTTGCCTTGAAAATGATGGTCCACTGAACCTTTCCTAAACCAATCTTATTAATATAAGCAATCTCcttcaatattttctttttacctGATGCAGATCAATTATTTGATTGGAAACAGAGTAACAACTTTTCCACACAGGCAGGATGCATCTTCCAACATGGTTCTTTAAGGAATAGGAAGCCACTGACGGCATTAGTTGAGGTTAAATAACTTTGTGAGCCAAAACATGAATTGCTGCTCTACGTTTTTAAACAGGAGTTTCTTATCCATTTAGTTAGTTAAATCCAGGTGTTGCCAGGCAGTTGATGTTACAATTATTTTCAAGTTAAATGCCATTGTATGCTTGAATCACCTCTTACCTGCTGAGTAAAGGGATAGGTGTCGAGTGGGAAGGTGTAACTGCAGGGGAAGCGACGTGATGGCCTGAACCACTCTCACTTGTCATAACAGGAGACTCCGTTTTTACTGTTctagatgatgatgatgtaactggtttaaaagaaaaagagagatatTGGTTTGAGGAGCATTCTTGTGTGTTCAAGTTAAATGAGCCCGTGAGAAGAAATCCAAGCGGGGAAACTTGTTTCGCTGAGAGGTTTCTCTCCAGTTCCAACCACAAATTTAGCAATCTCTATTAAATTACAATTTATTCAATTCAACTGAAGCTCTTTAGAACCAACAATGGTCAAAGTACTCACTTTCCTGTGTGCTCTGTGTCTTCATGGCGCTGTAGCCATTCTGCAAAAAGAAATGTTCATCGTCTCAATTTTACCATTAAGAATCATTTCGgctttgaagttgtaaaaatctTTCCTTTGCCATTCAGAAGTTTCAACCATACAGAGAGAAAAGGGTTTATCCCCACCGTCAGAGGTGCATTAGCAGCTGACGGAACTTCTTTGCTCTGAGAGAAGCCAAGATGGGGTGGCATGGACCTGGAGCCGCTGTTCTCCACGCGATTGGCTGTAGTAGGGACATTAGAGGAGGGTGGTGCTGCTGCACTGGGAAGACCAAGGGAAGGGGATGGAGTAGCACTGGGTAAGCCCAAAGACGGTGAAGGGAAATTGGGATCCGATACACCCGATGGTAAGCTGCTCATGTGTTCACTGTTCACAGGGCCAAGAGAAAAAATGCTCCTGGTTTACCATGCACATTTCCCACGGTCAACCTGTACCTGACACACCAATTCAAAACACATACCTCACTGCTCCTGGCTTGGAGAATTTGCTGCTCTGTGACTGCTGCATGGGAACAGCAGTAGGAACAGAGATGGCCCCTGGGGGCAAAGAAGGGGTGTGTTCCCTGGTCGACTCGGTTTGTGACATGTCCGCTGTTCCACTACCAGTTTCAGACCCAAAGTCGAGAGCTCCAAACTGAACATTCAGACCCGATACATCTGCTGAGCCTGGCATTTCCACAGCTGATGATGGAATCTGAGGCAGACGTAAAAACTCATAAGAGGGCAAACAGGCAGCAATCACATTCGTGCTTATATACTGAGAGGGTAGAGGGGCTGCATTGTATTCTGAGCTCTTTATGATTGTTGAATAAACATCATAAGTTCTGCAGAGTTTACAGCATTTTGGAAACTTCTTGACTGGGGTGGCTTTCTGTATATTGTACTAGCCAAAAGTAAATGACTTTCATGTTATATCCTACTTTGAAAATAATATTACTCTTCTACCATTTCTGCATGGAGTTTATTGCATATTATGACTCATTAAAAAAGGTCTAAATATCACCAGAACTTACCTTTGAGGGAGGAGGTACTCTGCGTCTCTGTGGCTTTAACTGCCGCTGAGGAGGCTCAGTTATCGGAGGCTCATGGCCTGACAGCTTGGCTCCAGGAGAAGCTCCATCTCTTACAGAAGGGACAAAGGACTCATGGCCTGAAATTTAAAGCAAAGTGTTTAATTATAATGCCATTAAAAGTCACTGCACCAGCATCAAACAACTGTAAGAGGAACACACGAAAAAGATGGTGCTACAGCCAACTGTCTGCACAGATTCTGGTCAAGACTGTTTGAACAACTCATTTTATTAGTCGAAAAGGAATAATAACAACACAATAATGGTATTTTTCCTAAATGTGAATAGAGtcaatataaataaagtttagaaaatgtcAAATGATATTTTCAGGCCTTACAAGCACAGTATGGCGTTGATCTGAAGTCCTACCTGGTGGTGTGGGAGCCTGGGGTGCATGGGACTGAGACAGGCCCAGAGGCTCCATGGTAGGAAGGATAGAGGACTGTTGCTGCCTCTGAGCCAGCTGGCTGAGCACTGCTGATGGCTCTGGCTGAAGCTTAGCTTCCACTGAAGAAAATGGGGGGGGGTTAGCATAAATACTTTTGCCTTTGAGTGTACAATGGATAAGAGTCGATAGATGTGTCCAAAAATGTTCTGCGTTACATTTTCTTATTCATTCAGAGATGAGCTTACCGTGTTGGGATGTAACAGGGCCAGTCTCAACTCTCTGAGGCTTGGTGTCAACAGAAGGTGAGGGTGCAGGAACTGGACTTTGCATTTGAGGTGGCCCTGCATCTTTGGAAACACTGCTGTTGCTGGTGGTTGCCAACGTCTGAGTGGTTCTCTGACCAAGTCGAGGCCCATTGAGTTGCTCTGATGTCCGAATGTCAAGCGCTGGTGTCTGCTTAGGTGCATTCAaggaaccaaaaccagaacctatGACTGAGGACTGGGAGAATAACAAGGGCAAAAGACAAACTGAGAAAAATCATAAAGTCAGTGTCGTGCATTAAAATACTGGTTATTTTATAAGTTAAAGTATGTATGAGGTTGTGAATACCAAGGCAGCATGTGCATAGGTGGTGCTAGCAGAGGCTGCATGTGCGTAGCTGTTGGCTGTGGCATGTGCGTAGCTGTGTGTTGCAGTGCGTCCATTGTGGTGGGAATTAGTGAACACTAGGCCTTGCCCCAAATCCCCCGCAGAGGGGCCATCGACTATCACTCCCAAGTCAGGGTCCATAGAACCTCCTGTCTTTGGCAGTAGGCTGGCCAGGTCCGCACTAAGAAGCAGGAAACAAGAGTGGGAGGTAAAAATGTAGAAATGAGGCTTGGGAAGAAGGGTGCAAAAGGACATTATGGTATGGTTGAATAAAGTGCGATTCCCCAGAAATAAGCCTATTTTATGCATTTTCTCAAGTTGACTAAAACTTTGGGGAAGATGGCTTACTTGTGT
This Odontesthes bonariensis isolate fOdoBon6 chromosome 6, fOdoBon6.hap1, whole genome shotgun sequence DNA region includes the following protein-coding sequences:
- the LOC142382242 gene encoding ubiquitin-associated protein 2-like isoform X5 → MMTSVVSNQARGTRDKMLPTTTQTTQPQKQIQATAEQIRLAQMIYDKNDADFEDKVKQLIEVTGKTQDECMVALHDCNEDVNRAINFMLESTSDTNSWETVGKKRSLGKEGGPSEIKETREKKGEREASRGRGGSTRRGRGISRGREGRSEENGFEVAPGERGTDRGRRGRGRGVGGRGRGRAAAGNRFSSQGMGTFNPADYNANSGTRQENWEGDGNETAEGTGTWGGNLEDWTSEEWNEDLSETKVFTASAPTNHITPGHNADLASLLPKTGGSMDPDLGVIVDGPSAGDLGQGLVFTNSHHNGRTATHSYAHATANSYAHAASASTTYAHAALSSVIGSGFGSLNAPKQTPALDIRTSEQLNGPRLGQRTTQTLATTSNSSVSKDAGPPQMQSPVPAPSPSVDTKPQRVETGPVTSQHVEAKLQPEPSAVLSQLAQRQQQSSILPTMEPLGLSQSHAPQAPTPPGHESFVPSVRDGASPGAKLSGHEPPITEPPQRQLKPQRRRVPPPSKIPSSAVEMPGSADVSGLNVQFGALDFGSETGSGTADMSQTESTREHTPSLPPGAISVPTAVPMQQSQSSKFSKPGAVSEHMSSLPSGVSDPNFPSPSLGLPSATPSPSLGLPSAAAPPSSNVPTTANRVENSGSRSMPPHLGFSQSKEVPSAANAPLTNGYSAMKTQSTQEITSSSSRTVKTESPVMTSESGSGHHVASPAVTPSHSTPIPLLSSHVSTTQSSGSALATSSALTISNEESSSNLHAFSSSSGQVVNPSAPPTVNSPAINGLHQSGVPGLTPNGTNATLTAAGSRAAPLLANTSGKAPPNLAQGVPPLLANQYIMGPGGLLPAYPQIYGYEDLQMLQSRLPLQDYYGVTFPGATAPMPGRDGLANNPYTGEATKFGRNDSSPPAPSTSLSTTGVQSQPQQAQQAGSQGQGQNQGQQTQNQAFLNPPLPPGYGYTGLPYYAGMPGVPSAFQYGPTVFVPPASAKQPAVGLANPSNQYHQQHQPSYGQHTYGTAFDDLSQAHGGEYNKAGYGGSAQSQAKSAGSGPGKAPGLSGSGTSGGVPDMGGSIYSKTQSFDKQGFHTGTPPPFSLPSALGGTGPLNPGGAPGYAPAPFLHILPPHQQPHSQLLHHHLTQDGQVNIRVQLKLHEIQALKARLTQQHNVVGC
- the LOC142382242 gene encoding ubiquitin-associated protein 2-like isoform X4 encodes the protein MMTSVVSNQARGTRDKMLPTTTQTTQPQKQIQATAEQIRLAQMIYDKNDADFEDKVKQLIEVTGKTQDECMVALHDCNEDVNRAINFMLESTSDTNSWETVGKKRSLGKEGGPSEIKETREKKGEREASRGRGGSTRRGRGISRGREGRSEENGFEVAPGERGTDRGRRGRGRGVGGRGRGRAAAGNRFSSQGMGTFNPADYNANSGTRQENWEGDGNETAEGTGTWGGNLEDWTSEEWNEDLSETKVFTASAPTNHITPGHNADLASLLPKTGGSMDPDLGVIVDGPSAGDLGQGLVFTNSHHNGRTATHSYAHATANSYAHAASASTTYAHAALSSVIGSGFGSLNAPKQTPALDIRTSEQLNGPRLGQRTTQTLATTSNSSVSKDAGPPQMQSPVPAPSPSVDTKPQRVETGPVTSQHVEAKLQPEPSAVLSQLAQRQQQSSILPTMEPLGLSQSHAPQAPTPPGHESFVPSVRDGASPGAKLSGHEPPITEPPQRQLKPQRRRVPPPSKIPSSAVEMPGSADVSGLNVQFGALDFGSETGSGTADMSQTESTREHTPSLPPGAISVPTAVPMQQSQSSKFSKPGAVSEHMSSLPSGVSDPNFPSPSLGLPSATPSPSLGLPSAAAPPSSNVPTTANRVENSGSRSMPPHLGFSQSKEVPSAANAPLTNGYSAMKTQSTQEITSSSSRTVKTESPVMTSESGSGHHVASPAVTPSHSTPIPLLSSHVSTTQSSGSALATSSALTISNEESSSNLHAFSSSSGQVVNPSAPPTVNSPAINGLHQSGVPGLTPNGTNATLTAAGSRAAPLLANTSGKAPPNLAQGVPPLLANQYIMGPGGLLPAYPIYGYEDLQMLQSRLPLDYYGVTFPGATAPMPGRDGLANNPYTGEATKFGRNDSSPPAPSTSLSTTGVQSQPQQAQQAGSQGQGQNQGQQTQNQAFLNPPLPPGYGYTGLPYYAGMPGVPSAFQYGPTVFVPPASAKQPAVGLANPSNQYHQQHQPSYGQHTYGTAFDDLSQAHGGEYNKAGYGGSAQSQAKSAGSGPGKAPGLSGSGTSGGVPDMGGSIYSKTQSFDKQGFHTGTPPPFSLPSALGGTGPLNPGGAPGYAPAPFLHILPPHQQPHSQLLHHHLTQDGQGGPGQRSQSSGMQQKTQGSKSNYGSSPYWAN
- the LOC142382242 gene encoding ubiquitin-associated protein 2-like isoform X1 → MMTSVVSNQARGTRDKMLPTTTQTTQPQKQIQATAEQIRLAQMIYDKNDADFEDKVKQLIEVTGKTQDECMVALHDCNEDVNRAINFMLESTSDTNSWETVGKKRSLGKEGGPSEIKETREKKGEREASRGRGGSTRRGRGISRGREGRSEENGFEVAPGERGTDRGRRGRGRGVGGRGRGRAAAGNRFSSQGMGTFNPADYNANSGTRQENWEGDGNETAEGTGTWGGNLEDWTSEEWNEDLSETKVFTASAPTNHITPGHNADLASLLPKTGGSMDPDLGVIVDGPSAGDLGQGLVFTNSHHNGRTATHSYAHATANSYAHAASASTTYAHAALSSVIGSGFGSLNAPKQTPALDIRTSEQLNGPRLGQRTTQTLATTSNSSVSKDAGPPQMQSPVPAPSPSVDTKPQRVETGPVTSQHVEAKLQPEPSAVLSQLAQRQQQSSILPTMEPLGLSQSHAPQAPTPPGHESFVPSVRDGASPGAKLSGHEPPITEPPQRQLKPQRRRVPPPSKIPSSAVEMPGSADVSGLNVQFGALDFGSETGSGTADMSQTESTREHTPSLPPGAISVPTAVPMQQSQSSKFSKPGAVSEHMSSLPSGVSDPNFPSPSLGLPSATPSPSLGLPSAAAPPSSNVPTTANRVENSGSRSMPPHLGFSQSKEVPSAANAPLTNGYSAMKTQSTQEITSSSSRTVKTESPVMTSESGSGHHVASPAVTPSHSTPIPLLSSHVSTTQSSGSALATSSALTISNEESSSNLHAFSSSSGQVVNPSAPPTVNSPAINGLHQSGVPGLTPNGTNATLTAAGSRAAPLLANTSGKAPPNLAQGVPPLLANQYIMGPGGLLPAYPQIYGYEDLQMLQSRLPLQDYYGVTFPGATAPMPGRDGLANNPYTGEATKFGRNDSSPPAPSTSLSTTGVQSQPQQAQQAGSQGQGQNQGQQTQNQAFLNPPLPPGYGYTGLPYYAGMPGVPSAFQYGPTVFVPPASAKQPAVGLANPSNQYHQQHQPSYGQHTYGTAFDDLSQAHGGEYNKAGYGGSAQSQAKSAGSGPGKAPGLSGSGTSGGVPDMGGSIYSKTQSFDKQGFHTGTPPPFSLPSALGGTGPLNPGGAPGYAPAPFLHILPPHQQPHSQLLHHHLTQDGQGGPGQRSQSSGMQQKTQGSKSNYGSSPYWAN
- the LOC142382242 gene encoding ubiquitin-associated protein 2-like isoform X3 gives rise to the protein MMTSVVSNQARGTRDKMLPTTTQTTQPQKQIQATAEQIRLAQMIYDKNDADFEDKVKQLIEVTGKTQDECMVALHDCNEDVNRAINFMLESTSDTNSWETVGKKRSLGKEGGPSEIKETREKKGEREASRGRGGSTRRGRGISRGREGRSEENGFEVAPGERGTDRGRRGRGRGVGGRGRGRAAAGNRFSSQGMGTFNPADYNANSGTRQENWEGDGNETAEGTGTWGGNLEDWTSEEWNEDLSETKVFTASAPTNHITPGHNADLASLLPKTGGSMDPDLGVIVDGPSAGDLGQGLVFTNSHHNGRTATHSYAHATANSYAHAASASTTYAHAALSSVIGSGFGSLNAPKQTPALDIRTSEQLNGPRLGQRTTQTLATTSNSSVSKDAGPPQMQSPVPAPSPSVDTKPQRVETGPVTSQHVEAKLQPEPSAVLSQLAQRQQQSSILPTMEPLGLSQSHAPQAPTPPGHESFVPSVRDGASPGAKLSGHEPPITEPPQRQLKPQRRRVPPPSKIPSSAVEMPGSADVSGLNVQFGALDFGSETGSGTADMSQTESTREHTPSLPPGAISVPTAVPMQQSQSSKFSKPGAVSEHMSSLPSGVSDPNFPSPSLGLPSATPSPSLGLPSAAAPPSSNVPTTANRVENSGSRSMPPHLGFSQSKEVPSAANAPLTNGYSAMKTQSTQEITSSSSRTVKTESPVMTSESGSGHHVASPAVTPSHSTPIPLLSSHVSTTQSSGSALATSSALTISNEESSSNLHAFSSSSGQVVNPSAPPTVNSPAINGLHQSGVPGLTPNGTNATLTAAGSRAAPLLANTSGKAPPNLAQGVPPLLANQYIMGPGGLLPAYPIYGYEDLQMLQSRLPLQDYYGVTFPGATAPMPGRDGLANNPYTGEATKFGRNDSSPPAPSTSLSTTGVQSQPQQAQQAGSQGQGQNQGQQTQNQAFLNPPLPPGYGYTGLPYYAGMPGVPSAFQYGPTVFVPPASAKQPAVGLANPSNQYHQQHQPSYGQHTYGTAFDDLSQAHGGEYNKAGYGGSAQSQAKSAGSGPGKAPGLSGSGTSGGVPDMGGSIYSKTQSFDKQGFHTGTPPPFSLPSALGGTGPLNPGGAPGYAPAPFLHILPPHQQPHSQLLHHHLTQDGQGGPGQRSQSSGMQQKTQGSKSNYGSSPYWAN
- the LOC142382242 gene encoding ubiquitin-associated protein 2-like isoform X2 — its product is MMTSVVSNQARGTRDKMLPTTTQTTQPQKQIQATAEQIRLAQMIYDKNDADFEDKVKQLIEVTGKTQDECMVALHDCNEDVNRAINFMLESTSDTNSWETVGKKRSLGKEGGPSEIKETREKKGEREASRGRGGSTRRGRGISRGREGRSEENGFEVAPGERGTDRGRRGRGRGVGGRGRGRAAAGNRFSSQGMGTFNPADYNANSGTRQENWEGDGNETAEGTGTWGGNLEDWTSEEWNEDLSETKVFTASAPTNHITPGHNADLASLLPKTGGSMDPDLGVIVDGPSAGDLGQGLVFTNSHHNGRTATHSYAHATANSYAHAASASTTYAHAALSSVIGSGFGSLNAPKQTPALDIRTSEQLNGPRLGQRTTQTLATTSNSSVSKDAGPPQMQSPVPAPSPSVDTKPQRVETGPVTSQHVEAKLQPEPSAVLSQLAQRQQQSSILPTMEPLGLSQSHAPQAPTPPGHESFVPSVRDGASPGAKLSGHEPPITEPPQRQLKPQRRRVPPPSKIPSSAVEMPGSADVSGLNVQFGALDFGSETGSGTADMSQTESTREHTPSLPPGAISVPTAVPMQQSQSSKFSKPGAVSEHMSSLPSGVSDPNFPSPSLGLPSATPSPSLGLPSAAAPPSSNVPTTANRVENSGSRSMPPHLGFSQSKEVPSAANAPLTNGYSAMKTQSTQEITSSSSRTVKTESPVMTSESGSGHHVASPAVTPSHSTPIPLLSSHVSTTQSSGSALATSSALTISNEESSSNLHAFSSSSGQVVNPSAPPTVNSPAINGLHQSGVPGLTPNGTNATLTAAGSRAAPLLANTSGKAPPNLAQGVPPLLANQYIMGPGGLLPAYPQIYGYEDLQMLQSRLPLDYYGVTFPGATAPMPGRDGLANNPYTGEATKFGRNDSSPPAPSTSLSTTGVQSQPQQAQQAGSQGQGQNQGQQTQNQAFLNPPLPPGYGYTGLPYYAGMPGVPSAFQYGPTVFVPPASAKQPAVGLANPSNQYHQQHQPSYGQHTYGTAFDDLSQAHGGEYNKAGYGGSAQSQAKSAGSGPGKAPGLSGSGTSGGVPDMGGSIYSKTQSFDKQGFHTGTPPPFSLPSALGGTGPLNPGGAPGYAPAPFLHILPPHQQPHSQLLHHHLTQDGQGGPGQRSQSSGMQQKTQGSKSNYGSSPYWAN
- the LOC142382242 gene encoding ubiquitin-associated protein 2-like isoform X6; its protein translation is MMTSVVSNQARGTRDKMLPTTTQTTQPQKQIQATAEQIRLAQMIYDKNDADFEDKVKQLIEVTGKTQDECMVALHDCNEDVNRAINFMLESTSDTNSWETVGKKRSLGKEGGPSEIKETREKKGEREASRGRGGSTRRGRGISRGREGRSEENGFEVAPGERGTDRGRRGRGRGVGGRGRGRAAAGNRFSSQGMGTFNPADYNANSGTRQENWEGDGNETAEGTGTWGGNLEDWTSEEWNEDLSETKVFTASAPTNHITPGHNADLASLLPKTGGSMDPDLGVIVDGPSAGDLGQGLVFTNSHHNGRTATHSYAHATANSYAHAASASTTYAHAALSSVIGSGFGSLNAPKQTPALDIRTSEQLNGPRLGQRTTQTLATTSNSSVSKDAGPPQMQSPVPAPSPSVDTKPQRVETGPVTSQHVEAKLQPEPSAVLSQLAQRQQQSSILPTMEPLGLSQSHAPQAPTPPGHESFVPSVRDGASPGAKLSGHEPPITEPPQRQLKPQRRRVPPPSKIPSSAVEMPGSADVSGLNVQFGALDFGSETGSGTADMSQTESTREHTPSLPPGAISVPTAVPMQQSQSSKFSKPGAVSEHMSSLPSGVSDPNFPSPSLGLPSATPSPSLGLPSAAAPPSSNVPTTANRVENSGSRSMPPHLGFSQSKEVPSAANAPLTNGYSAMKTQSTQEITSSSSRTVKTESPVMTSESGSGHHVASPAVTPSHSTPIPLLSSHVSTTQSSGSALATSSALTISNEESSSNLHAFSSSSGQVVNPSAPPTVNSPAINGLHQSGVPGLTPNGTNATLTAAGSRAAPLLANTSGKAPPNLAQGVPPLLANQYIMGPGGLLPAYPQIYGYEDLQMLQSRLPLQDYYGVTFPGATAPMPGRDGLANNPYTGEATKFGRNDSSPPAPSTSLSTTGVQSQPQQAQQAGSQGQGQNQGQQTQNQAFLNPPLPPGYGYTGLPYYAGMPGVPSAFQYGPTVFVPPASAKQPAVGLANPSNQYHQQHQPSYGQHTYGTAPGLSGSGTSGGVPDMGGSIYSKTQSFDKQGFHTGTPPPFSLPSALGGTGPLNPGGAPGYAPAPFLHILPPHQQPHSQLLHHHLTQDGQGGPGQRSQSSGMQQKTQGSKSNYGSSPYWAN